One region of Erwinia tracheiphila genomic DNA includes:
- a CDS encoding L-rhamnose isomerase — MTRAIEQAFDLAKQRFAAIGIDVNAAMTRLDNVPVSMHCWQGDDVRGFENPQAALTGGIQTTGNYPGGARNATELRADLDKAMSLIPGTKRVNLHAIYLESDRAVKRSDIRPEHFSHWVEWAKENQLGLDFNPSCFSHPMSESGFTLSNSSESIRQFWIEHCKASRRISAYFGEQLGTASVMNIWVPDGMKDLTIDRFAPRERLMMSLDEVISEKFHPDQHIDAVESKLFGIGAESYTVGSNEFCFGYAASRQIALTLDAGHFHPTEVISDKISTAMLYVPRLLLHVSRPVRWDSDHVVLLDDETQAIASEIVRQDLFGKVHIGLDFFDASINRIAAWVIGTRNAKKALLRALLEPVNRLKQLEIEGDYTARLALLEEQKSLPWQAVWEAYCLQHDVPADAHWLSEVRHYEQQILSKR, encoded by the coding sequence ATGACCCGAGCAATTGAACAGGCGTTCGATCTGGCAAAGCAGCGTTTTGCCGCAATCGGTATTGATGTTAATGCCGCGATGACCCGGTTGGATAACGTGCCTGTTTCCATGCATTGCTGGCAAGGTGACGATGTGCGTGGCTTCGAGAATCCGCAAGCTGCTTTGACCGGCGGTATTCAGACTACCGGGAATTATCCCGGTGGTGCGCGCAATGCCACAGAGCTTCGTGCCGATCTCGACAAAGCGATGTCATTAATTCCCGGCACGAAAAGAGTAAATTTACACGCAATCTATCTGGAAAGTGATCGTGCCGTTAAGCGAAGTGATATCCGGCCTGAGCACTTTTCACACTGGGTTGAATGGGCGAAAGAAAATCAGTTAGGGCTTGATTTCAATCCGTCATGCTTTTCTCATCCCATGAGCGAAAGTGGTTTTACCCTTTCCAACTCCAGTGAGTCAATTCGACAGTTCTGGATCGAGCATTGTAAAGCCAGCCGCAGGATTTCTGCTTATTTCGGCGAACAGTTGGGCACAGCATCCGTAATGAATATTTGGGTGCCAGACGGAATGAAGGATTTAACCATTGACCGTTTTGCCCCCAGGGAGCGCCTTATGATGTCACTGGATGAAGTAATCAGTGAAAAATTTCATCCCGATCAACATATCGATGCCGTGGAAAGCAAACTCTTTGGTATTGGCGCAGAAAGTTACACCGTAGGCTCGAATGAGTTTTGTTTCGGCTATGCCGCCAGCCGCCAGATTGCGCTGACGCTTGATGCCGGTCATTTCCATCCGACCGAAGTAATTTCCGACAAAATCTCCACGGCCATGCTCTATGTACCGCGACTTTTACTGCATGTCAGCCGTCCGGTTCGTTGGGACAGCGATCATGTGGTGCTACTGGATGATGAAACGCAGGCCATTGCCAGCGAAATTGTCCGTCAGGATCTGTTCGGGAAAGTGCATATCGGCCTGGATTTTTTTGATGCCTCCATCAACCGTATTGCTGCCTGGGTAATTGGGACTCGTAACGCGAAGAAAGCGCTACTGCGAGCACTACTTGAGCCGGTCAATCGTTTGAAACAACTGGAGATTGAAGGTGATTACACCGCACGGCTTGCACTGCTGGAAGAACAGAAGTCTTTGCCCTGGCAGGCGGTGTGGGAAGCATACTGCCTGCAGCACGATGTCCCGGCTGATGCCCACTGGCTGAGTGAAGTACGTCATTATGAACAACAGATTCTCAGTAAACGTTAA
- the rhaB gene encoding rhamnulokinase, which produces MSMRNCVAIDLGASSGRVMLGGFDAHSGQLELREISRTKNRLFTVDDQQCWDIDALEAFIVSALNGLDAEDIMADSIGIDSWGVDFVLLDKQGCRIGLPVSYRDDRTQGIQQHAIKELGRENIYSRTGIQFLPFNTLYQLRALAASQPGWLQHVHRALLVPDYFHYRLTGQFNWEYTNATTTQLLNIKTGQWDRDLLQWAGVDANWFGKTSQPGTQVGCWRSPSGKNVPVVAVATHDTASAVLAAPLTGPDSAWLSSGTWSLMGFESVEPYNDDKALAANITNEGGAEGRFRVLKNIMGLWLLQRICSELLINDFHPLVQAAKDQPACLALINPNDQRFINPVSMVCEIQNACVEQGMAQPSTPAALARCIFDSLALFYRQVLYELEQICGAPFRRLHIVGGGCQNALLNQLCADACGIPVVAGPVEASTLGNIGYQLIARGDLRDVTHLREIIKQNFPLKTYIPQVSDMYRRNWSRFESLTNTAKELCI; this is translated from the coding sequence ATGAGTATGCGAAATTGCGTTGCCATTGATTTGGGTGCATCCAGTGGTCGCGTCATGTTGGGGGGCTTTGATGCCCACAGTGGACAACTGGAGTTACGGGAGATTTCCCGAACAAAAAATCGCCTTTTCACGGTTGATGACCAGCAGTGCTGGGATATCGATGCACTGGAGGCATTTATTGTTTCCGCTCTCAATGGCCTGGATGCGGAAGATATCATGGCTGACAGCATTGGCATCGACAGCTGGGGAGTGGATTTTGTGCTACTGGATAAACAGGGTTGTCGCATCGGTCTGCCCGTATCTTATCGCGATGACCGAACCCAGGGCATTCAGCAGCATGCAATCAAAGAACTGGGTCGGGAAAACATCTACTCCCGTACCGGTATCCAGTTTTTGCCATTTAATACGCTTTATCAGCTGCGGGCACTGGCCGCCAGCCAGCCAGGCTGGTTGCAGCACGTGCATCGTGCGCTGCTGGTACCCGATTATTTTCATTACCGGCTGACTGGACAGTTTAATTGGGAGTATACTAATGCCACCACGACGCAACTTCTGAATATCAAAACAGGCCAGTGGGATCGCGATCTGCTGCAGTGGGCAGGCGTCGATGCCAACTGGTTTGGTAAAACATCACAACCGGGAACGCAAGTCGGATGCTGGCGAAGCCCTTCAGGAAAAAACGTGCCTGTCGTTGCGGTGGCGACGCATGATACCGCCAGTGCCGTGCTGGCGGCTCCGCTTACTGGCCCTGATTCTGCGTGGCTGAGTTCAGGTACATGGTCTCTGATGGGCTTCGAAAGTGTTGAACCCTACAACGATGATAAGGCACTGGCAGCCAACATAACCAACGAAGGTGGCGCTGAAGGGCGTTTTCGGGTGTTGAAAAACATCATGGGACTGTGGTTGTTACAACGCATCTGTAGTGAGCTGCTAATTAACGATTTTCACCCGCTGGTTCAGGCGGCAAAGGATCAGCCTGCCTGCCTTGCGCTGATCAATCCCAATGACCAACGCTTTATCAATCCAGTCAGTATGGTTTGTGAAATTCAGAATGCGTGCGTGGAGCAGGGCATGGCACAACCCAGCACGCCCGCTGCGCTGGCCAGATGCATTTTTGACAGTCTTGCTCTGTTTTATCGTCAGGTATTGTACGAACTGGAGCAGATCTGCGGGGCCCCTTTCAGGCGTTTGCATATTGTCGGTGGCGGTTGCCAGAACGCATTACTGAATCAACTTTGCGCAGATGCTTGCGGTATCCCGGTGGTTGCTGGCCCCGTCGAGGCATCAACACTCGGTAATATTGGCTACCAGCTTATTGCCCGTGGTGATTTACGCGATGTCACTCATCTTCGCGAAATAATTAAACAAAATTTCCCCTTAAAAACCTATATCCCACAGGTTAGTGACATGTACCGACGAAACTGGTCTCGTTTTGAGTCACTGACGAATACGGCTAAGGAGCTATGTATATGA
- a CDS encoding RrF2 family transcriptional regulator, which yields MLDIRFPTALQMVLCIAQSEQEGKRSTSKILAAGLEANPSFVRKMMVPLTRDGIIVSTLGRAGTIRLGRPAEKITLCDIYTSALEDKPLLAGRPQVLPRCLVSANTCWFFKELAREAEQATRGVLSKCTVADALKEISVRDQRYPQGR from the coding sequence ATGCTTGATATCCGTTTTCCTACGGCACTGCAAATGGTGCTCTGTATAGCCCAGTCAGAACAGGAGGGTAAGCGTAGTACCAGCAAAATTCTGGCAGCCGGGCTGGAAGCTAATCCCAGCTTTGTTCGCAAAATGATGGTACCGCTTACTCGTGATGGCATTATTGTCTCAACGCTTGGTCGTGCTGGGACGATCAGATTGGGCAGGCCAGCGGAAAAAATTACGCTATGTGATATATACACCTCCGCTCTTGAGGATAAGCCGCTGTTGGCTGGACGACCTCAAGTTCTGCCACGTTGTCTGGTCAGTGCTAATACCTGTTGGTTTTTTAAAGAGCTGGCGCGTGAAGCAGAGCAGGCCACCAGGGGCGTTTTATCTAAATGCACGGTGGCAGATGCCTTGAAAGAAATTTCAGTGCGAGACCAGCGTTATCCGCAGGGGCGCTAA
- the ydfG gene encoding bifunctional NADP-dependent 3-hydroxy acid dehydrogenase/3-hydroxypropionate dehydrogenase YdfG — protein sequence MIVFVTGATAGCGESITRRFVAAGHKVIATGRRQERLQMLRNEMGDAVYTLQLDVRNRTGIESALNNLPADWRNIDVLVNNAGLALGMAPAHQASAEDWEAMIDTNNKGLVFMTRAVLPAMVERNIGHIINIGSTAGSWPYAGGNVYGATKAFVRQFSLNLRTDLHGTALRVTDIEPGLVAGTEFSTVRFKGDATQAENVYAGTKPLTAEDVTEAVFWVTTLPKHVNINTLEMMPVGQALAGLKVHKAGQ from the coding sequence ATGATTGTTTTTGTTACGGGCGCCACCGCTGGCTGCGGTGAGAGCATTACACGCCGCTTTGTCGCAGCGGGTCATAAAGTCATCGCTACCGGTCGCCGTCAGGAACGTTTACAGATGCTCAGGAACGAGATGGGTGACGCGGTTTACACACTGCAACTGGATGTCAGAAATCGCACCGGAATTGAATCCGCTCTTAACAACCTGCCGGCCGACTGGCGTAACATTGATGTGCTGGTCAACAATGCCGGACTGGCGCTGGGCATGGCACCCGCCCATCAGGCCAGTGCAGAAGACTGGGAAGCGATGATCGATACGAATAATAAAGGGCTGGTCTTTATGACGCGCGCCGTGTTACCAGCCATGGTTGAGCGCAATATTGGGCACATCATTAATATCGGATCTACGGCAGGCAGCTGGCCCTATGCTGGGGGTAACGTGTATGGCGCTACCAAAGCATTTGTTCGTCAGTTCAGCCTGAATTTACGTACTGACCTTCATGGTACGGCGTTGCGGGTGACGGATATTGAACCGGGACTGGTTGCAGGCACCGAATTCTCAACCGTTCGTTTTAAAGGGGATGCTACTCAGGCAGAGAACGTCTATGCCGGAACCAAGCCGTTAACTGCCGAAGATGTTACGGAAGCCGTTTTCTGGGTGACTACGCTGCCAAAGCATGTCAACATCAACACGCTGGAAATGATGCCGGTCGGACAAGCCCTGGCTGGTCTCAAAGTACATAAGGCCGGCCAGTAA
- the rhaS gene encoding HTH-type transcriptional activator RhaS, which produces MTVLHSVDFFPDAGFPIAIEPRAPQDAFPEHHHDDFHEIVIVEQGAGIHIFNGEPKPLCSGCVCFVRSHDRHLYEKTDRLILTNVLYKEPEAFRFITGFQHLLPQECDGDYPYHYRINSNMMEQVRLLISELKTGSGSFTLEAQAAQEMRFMQLLLLLRSGKNERHGDDRPGKMHDLLEWLAEHYSEDVNWGVLAEQFSLSLRTLHRQLKQQTGSTPQRYLNRLRLLQARHLLRHSEMRITDIAFQCGFGDSNHFSTLFKREFGVSPRNIRQKNL; this is translated from the coding sequence GTGACCGTATTACACAGTGTGGATTTCTTTCCAGACGCTGGGTTCCCAATAGCCATTGAACCCCGCGCACCACAGGATGCATTTCCAGAACACCATCACGATGACTTTCATGAAATAGTGATCGTTGAGCAAGGTGCGGGCATTCATATTTTTAACGGTGAACCTAAACCACTTTGCAGCGGCTGCGTTTGTTTTGTACGAAGCCATGATCGGCATCTTTATGAAAAAACAGACCGTCTGATACTGACGAACGTCTTATACAAAGAGCCTGAAGCATTCCGCTTTATAACGGGCTTCCAGCATCTGCTTCCGCAAGAATGTGATGGGGATTACCCTTATCATTACAGGATCAACAGCAATATGATGGAGCAGGTCAGGTTGCTTATCTCTGAGCTGAAAACGGGGAGCGGCTCTTTCACCCTTGAGGCACAGGCAGCTCAGGAAATGCGGTTTATGCAACTGCTGTTGTTGCTGCGTAGTGGTAAAAATGAACGGCACGGTGATGATCGGCCGGGTAAAATGCATGACCTGTTGGAATGGCTGGCAGAACATTACAGTGAAGACGTGAACTGGGGGGTATTAGCAGAGCAGTTTTCCCTTTCGTTGCGTACACTACATCGGCAGTTGAAACAGCAAACGGGCAGCACCCCACAGCGCTATCTGAATCGTCTGCGGCTGCTTCAGGCACGGCATTTACTGCGGCACAGTGAAATGCGTATCACCGATATTGCCTTTCAATGTGGATTTGGTGACAGCAATCACTTTTCCACATTATTTAAGCGGGAATTTGGTGTATCTCCGCGTAATATCAGGCAAAAAAACCTGTGA
- the rhaD gene encoding rhamnulose-1-phosphate aldolase — translation MQHILTSWFVQGMVKATSDMWLKGWDERNGGNVSLRLLDEEVQPFASDFYPEHRIVELTQPAPSLANCWFLVTGSGKFFRNVQLDPADSLVLLRVSQDGRAYRIYWGLSNGGLPTSELASHFQSHAVRMKVSNGADRVIMHCHATNFMSLSYVVDLDPARFTRLLWEGSTECLVVFPDGVGIVPWMVPGTDGIGDATADSMASHSLVMWPFHGIFGAGPGLDETFGLIDTAEKSSEVVVKVLSMGGMKQSITTEELIALGERFGVKPWQAALEARHPYVA, via the coding sequence ATGCAACACATTCTGACTTCCTGGTTTGTTCAGGGAATGGTCAAAGCGACCAGTGATATGTGGCTTAAAGGATGGGATGAGCGTAATGGCGGTAACGTTAGCCTGCGTCTGCTGGATGAAGAGGTGCAACCTTTTGCCAGCGATTTCTATCCTGAACACCGCATCGTCGAGTTAACTCAGCCCGCTCCCTCGCTGGCTAACTGCTGGTTTCTGGTTACCGGCTCTGGAAAGTTTTTTCGTAACGTGCAACTCGATCCGGCGGACAGTCTGGTTCTGCTGCGCGTCAGTCAAGATGGACGGGCTTACCGCATATACTGGGGCCTGAGCAACGGTGGACTGCCGACCTCCGAACTGGCTTCACACTTTCAGTCCCACGCGGTGCGGATGAAAGTGAGTAATGGGGCTGATCGGGTAATCATGCACTGCCATGCCACAAATTTTATGTCGCTCAGTTATGTGGTGGACCTGGACCCGGCGCGTTTCACGCGTCTTTTATGGGAAGGGAGCACGGAGTGTCTGGTCGTGTTTCCAGATGGCGTTGGCATCGTGCCGTGGATGGTGCCGGGCACCGATGGCATTGGTGACGCAACCGCAGACAGCATGGCTTCACACAGTCTGGTTATGTGGCCTTTCCACGGCATTTTTGGCGCAGGTCCTGGTCTGGATGAAACCTTTGGACTTATTGATACCGCTGAAAAATCCTCGGAAGTCGTGGTGAAAGTGCTGTCGATGGGCGGAATGAAACAAAGTATTACCACTGAAGAGTTGATTGCGCTCGGTGAGCGCTTTGGCGTCAAACCGTGGCAGGCAGCGCTCGAGGCAAGACATCCTTATGTTGCGTAA
- a CDS encoding methyl-accepting chemotaxis protein: MNIFRNFTIRSVMLWILGLFCLLWSAVGMYSVYSLNALGKGNEVNRKLVNQMTLLSKGNDQYFRFITRLSRATDSRQAGSPNAAIDMASVQKALDNMTTLLADFKASVPGPLDASYSSAVINIWEKLINEGVLPQMKLAQQPVLDEYRRHAANVTPALSREFGATVEKFDAAASDKLDTTRVNVDRLTNVTKIVIVLAVIAGLLILLFTDRYLVNMLVRPLEIMRQHFRLIADGDLSQPLHEIGRNCVGKLVPLLQAMQDSLCEAVTAIRNGTDNIYRGAAEISSGNNDLSSRTEEQAAALEQTAASMEQLTVTVKLNADNAAHASKMAEVASLTASKGGKLVSDVVTTMQGIAGSSQKIGEITSVINSIAFQTNILALNAAVEAARAGEQGRGFAVVASEVRNLAQRSANAAKEIEALIGDSVSRVDNGARLVSQAGSTMDEIVSAVGEVTQIMKQIAAASDEQSKGISQVGTAITEMDSVTQQNASLVEQVSAAASTLERQTEELTLSVSKFRLSPAANKVAQLIPVEIAPARLLTCSPEAKSSGADDEWVSF, from the coding sequence ATGAATATATTCAGAAATTTTACCATCCGCAGCGTTATGCTCTGGATCCTCGGGCTGTTCTGCCTGCTGTGGTCAGCCGTGGGCATGTACAGCGTTTATTCACTCAACGCATTGGGTAAAGGGAACGAAGTTAATCGGAAGTTAGTCAACCAGATGACACTTCTTAGTAAAGGTAACGATCAATATTTCCGCTTTATCACCCGACTGAGCCGTGCGACAGATTCTCGTCAGGCTGGCAGTCCAAATGCCGCAATTGACATGGCTTCTGTTCAAAAAGCACTGGATAACATGACCACTTTGCTGGCTGATTTCAAAGCCAGTGTACCTGGACCACTGGATGCCAGCTATTCCTCCGCAGTAATCAATATCTGGGAAAAACTCATCAACGAGGGCGTGCTGCCTCAGATGAAACTGGCACAACAGCCGGTGCTTGATGAATATCGCCGCCATGCTGCAAATGTCACCCCGGCGTTGAGTCGTGAGTTCGGTGCCACCGTAGAGAAGTTTGACGCTGCTGCCAGTGATAAGCTGGATACCACACGGGTAAATGTTGATCGCCTGACCAACGTGACGAAAATCGTCATTGTTCTGGCCGTGATTGCCGGACTGCTGATTCTGTTATTCACCGATCGTTATCTGGTCAACATGCTGGTTCGCCCGCTGGAAATAATGCGTCAGCATTTTCGTTTAATAGCGGATGGCGATCTCAGCCAGCCGTTGCATGAAATTGGTCGTAACTGTGTTGGTAAGTTGGTTCCGCTTTTACAGGCCATGCAGGACAGCTTGTGTGAAGCAGTGACGGCAATCCGTAACGGAACAGACAATATTTACCGTGGAGCAGCAGAGATTTCTTCCGGCAATAACGACCTTTCATCACGAACCGAAGAGCAGGCTGCGGCGCTTGAACAAACCGCGGCCAGTATGGAGCAGCTTACGGTGACGGTTAAATTAAATGCGGATAACGCTGCTCATGCCAGTAAGATGGCTGAGGTGGCATCCCTGACGGCCAGTAAAGGTGGCAAGCTTGTTAGTGACGTTGTCACAACCATGCAAGGTATCGCCGGGAGTTCTCAAAAAATCGGTGAGATCACCAGCGTCATTAACAGCATTGCATTTCAGACCAATATTCTGGCACTGAATGCTGCCGTGGAAGCAGCAAGAGCAGGTGAACAGGGCCGTGGCTTTGCCGTCGTGGCCAGTGAAGTGCGTAATCTCGCACAACGAAGTGCCAATGCCGCAAAAGAGATCGAAGCACTGATCGGTGATTCGGTGAGCAGAGTGGACAATGGTGCACGTCTGGTAAGTCAAGCTGGCAGCACCATGGACGAAATTGTGAGTGCGGTGGGTGAAGTTACGCAAATAATGAAGCAGATAGCGGCAGCCTCTGATGAGCAAAGCAAAGGAATCTCTCAGGTGGGTACGGCTATCACGGAAATGGACAGTGTGACTCAACAGAATGCCTCGCTGGTTGAGCAGGTTTCCGCTGCAGCCAGCACACTTGAGCGCCAGACGGAGGAATTGACACTATCTGTCTCCAAATTCCGCCTGTCGCCAGCCGCAAACAAAGTGGCCCAACTCATACCGGTCGAGATTGCTCCCGCTCGTTTGCTGACGTGTTCGCCAGAGGCAAAATCCTCCGGCGCGGACGATGAGTGGGTTTCATTCTGA
- the rhaR gene encoding HTH-type transcriptional activator RhaR codes for MNPPLRLVKADYFPSDLMPVVVVDRSPQPSFPLHNHEFNELVIVWRGNGLHVMNDKPWLITCGDLFYIGTDDCHSYESVHDLVLDNIIYCPERFQLGVDLRHFFPYEQVAWRLTIRGMSLVRGVILQLSQEGHKSDQLSRQLAETLFLQLLLILQRHRYRADCAWQLPGGEQLDLLMSAIGGQISHHFDLSMFCETHQLSERALKQLFRQQTGMMPAQYLRQLRLCKAKFLLRSTTCLIGEVAARCGFDDSNYFSVVFTRETGMTPSAFRQQFEQHAHRAKITHA; via the coding sequence TTGAACCCGCCACTTCGTCTTGTAAAAGCCGACTATTTTCCTTCAGACCTGATGCCCGTAGTGGTTGTGGATCGCAGTCCACAGCCCTCCTTTCCCCTTCATAATCATGAATTTAATGAACTAGTGATTGTCTGGCGCGGTAATGGCCTTCATGTGATGAATGACAAGCCCTGGCTTATTACCTGTGGCGATCTTTTTTATATTGGCACGGACGATTGCCATAGTTATGAATCGGTGCACGATTTGGTTCTGGACAATATCATTTACTGTCCTGAGCGTTTTCAGTTGGGTGTCGATCTTAGGCATTTTTTCCCGTATGAACAGGTGGCCTGGCGTTTGACCATACGCGGCATGTCACTTGTAAGAGGGGTTATTTTGCAGTTGTCTCAGGAAGGACATAAAAGCGATCAACTTTCACGTCAGCTTGCAGAAACGCTTTTTTTACAGCTTTTGCTTATTTTGCAGCGCCACCGTTACCGTGCGGATTGCGCATGGCAATTACCTGGAGGAGAACAGCTGGATCTGCTTATGTCAGCTATTGGGGGGCAGATTTCACACCATTTTGACCTGAGCATGTTTTGCGAGACGCATCAACTGTCCGAACGAGCGCTGAAACAATTGTTTCGGCAGCAGACTGGCATGATGCCCGCGCAGTACCTTCGTCAGCTCAGACTGTGTAAGGCAAAATTTCTCCTGCGCAGCACGACATGTTTAATAGGAGAAGTTGCTGCTCGCTGTGGTTTTGATGACAGCAACTATTTCTCCGTTGTGTTCACGCGTGAAACAGGCATGACACCAAGCGCATTCCGTCAACAATTTGAACAGCATGCCCACAGGGCAAAAATTACCCATGCCTGA
- the rhaM gene encoding L-rhamnose mutarotase: MLRKAFVMQIHPDKHQEYQQRHNPIWPELACVLKEHGAHHYSIFLDAPRNLLFAVVEIESELRWNAIAHTEVCQKWWRSMCELMPSNPDFSPVSTELTSVFYLA; encoded by the coding sequence ATGTTGCGTAAAGCTTTCGTCATGCAGATCCATCCGGATAAGCATCAGGAGTATCAACAACGTCATAATCCGATCTGGCCGGAACTGGCCTGCGTACTGAAGGAGCACGGGGCGCATCATTACAGTATTTTTCTTGATGCGCCGCGTAACCTGCTGTTTGCTGTGGTAGAGATCGAGTCAGAGCTTCGCTGGAACGCCATTGCACATACGGAAGTGTGTCAAAAATGGTGGCGTTCAATGTGTGAACTTATGCCATCGAATCCAGATTTTAGCCCGGTCAGCACCGAGCTGACGTCGGTATTCTATCTGGCATAA
- a CDS encoding IS256 family transposase translates to MDEKQSQALANELAKNLKTPDDLSQFERLLKKISVGAALNAEMTRHPGDDKNQPEPATNARNGYSTKTVTTGDGPPELLTPRDRDGSFEPQRVKKNQTRSTGMDNPILSLYAKGMTTREIAAAFKEPYDADVSPARVSKVADAVMEQVTGWQNRPLDAVCTIVYPDCIVLKVRQDSRVINKSVFLAPGINIEGQKELPGMWLAENEGAKFWLHVLTELKNRGLNDILIACVDGLKGFPDAINAVYPQARVQLCVVHMVRNSLRFVSWEGYKAVTRDLKAICQAPTEEAGQQAREAFAGARDSRYPQISRGWQANRASLSTFFAYPADIRKTLDTTSAIEPLNSVIRDAIKKRKVFPTDDSVKKEVWLAIQAASQQWTMPLRDWHMAMSRFIIGLGDRPDGHY, encoded by the coding sequence ATGGACGAAAAACAGTCGCAGGCCCTGGCTAACGAACTGGCCAAAAATCTCAAAACCCCTGACGATCTCAGCCAGTTTGAGCGCCTGCTGAAAAAAATCAGTGTCGGGGCGGCGCTCAACGCCGAAATGACCCGTCACCCCGGCGACGATAAAAATCAGCCAGAACCGGCGACCAACGCCCGCAACGGCTATTCTACAAAGACAGTGACCACCGGCGATGGCCCGCCGGAGCTGCTTACACCGCGCGATCGTGATGGCTCTTTCGAACCGCAACGGGTGAAGAAAAACCAGACCCGGAGCACCGGGATGGATAACCCGATCTTATCGTTGTATGCCAAAGGTATGACCACCCGCGAGATAGCGGCCGCATTCAAAGAGCCGTATGACGCCGATGTCTCGCCAGCGCGGGTCTCGAAGGTAGCTGATGCCGTCATGGAGCAGGTCACCGGATGGCAAAACCGGCCACTGGATGCGGTCTGTACCATCGTTTACCCTGACTGTATCGTCCTGAAGGTCCGGCAGGACAGTCGCGTCATCAATAAATCCGTGTTCCTTGCCCCGGGTATCAACATCGAAGGCCAGAAAGAACTGCCGGGTATGTGGCTGGCCGAAAACGAGGGCGCGAAGTTCTGGCTCCATGTGCTGACCGAATTAAAAAATCGCGGCCTGAACGATATCCTCATCGCCTGTGTTGATGGTCTGAAGGGCTTCCCGGACGCTATCAACGCGGTGTATCCGCAGGCCCGCGTCCAGCTGTGCGTCGTGCATATGGTGCGCAACAGTCTGCGGTTCGTCTCCTGGGAGGGCTACAAAGCCGTCACCCGTGACCTGAAAGCCATCTGTCAGGCCCCCACGGAAGAAGCAGGTCAGCAGGCGCGGGAAGCGTTCGCCGGTGCCCGGGACAGCCGCTACCCGCAGATAAGCCGGGGCTGGCAGGCAAACCGGGCCAGCCTGTCGACGTTCTTCGCTTACCCGGCAGACATCCGCAAGACGCTCGACACGACCAGCGCCATCGAGCCGCTGAACAGCGTGATCCGGGATGCCATCAAGAAGCGGAAGGTGTTCCCGACTGACGACTCAGTGAAAAAGGAGGTGTGGCTGGCAATCCAGGCCGCATCACAGCAATGGACGATGCCACTGAGGGACTGGCATATGGCGATGAGCCGTTTTATTATCGGGCTCGGTGACCGCCCGGACGGCCACTACTGA